The Moorena producens PAL-8-15-08-1 genomic interval TGATGAGACTACTGATGAAACCTTAGAGTCTGAGGAGGAGCCGACACCTTCTGATTATGTCGCTCTATTGAAAGACACAAACTTCCTAATCTTTGTACTCTACTTTGGATTGTGGATGTTTGGCTTCACCCTCAGCGCTCCCTTTTTCAATGTTTATCTGCTCGACAATTTGGGCTTAGATGTTGGTTGGGTAACTCTCTATACCAGTCTGACGGCTGGCGCAAGTTTATTGACGCTGATCTACTGGGGTAAGTTGTCTGACCTGATCGGAAATCGTCCAGTACTAGTGATGGTTGGGATTCTGCTATCTGTGATGCCCTTACTTTGGCTTGGGATCAGCACCCCAACAACTCTCGCTCTTTGGGTTTGGCTACCCCTTTTATTCTTAGGAACAGGTTCAGCTGCGGCAGCCATTGACCTGTGTGCCAATAACATCCAAATCGAGATATCACCAGCCCACAAACCCTCCACGTATTTTGCAGCAGCTGCATCATCAGCCGGATTAGGGGGTGCTATAGGTAGTATGTTTGGTGGCTTTTTAGCGGAGTTGCCTCACTTCGGTGGTTTGCCAACATTATTTGCCCTATCAGCAGTGGTGCGATTGGCTACCCTTTTACCTTTGGCATTTGTCCGGGAGCCACGGGGTCGGAACCTCAAACAACTGCTGCTTCGTAACCGTGCTTGAACAGCAATAGTTTAGTCAAGTGTTATGAGTGTAGGGTGCGTTAATAACGCACCCTACACTTATGCTTAAGACCTAAAATTATTGCGTAAGTCCTGAAGTCATGACTCTTTAGCTTCTAGCAAAAGAAGCCCCACAACGAACATGCGCAGCATGAGTGTGGGATGAATTTTCCACAACATATGCATGGAATAACGAAACAATTAAAATTGAAGATAGTCTATACTAGATGTAGTAGGGAAAATAAATTAAGAGCTAACCGCCACCTACTAATTAAAAATAGAACTTATTGTATTGTTCAGGCGCGGAGGGGCATCCCGTGTCGTTAATAAAGCTTGCCGAGTATCCGAACCGATAGGTGGAGTTGGCAAGAAGCCCACACTAAACTCAACGAGTCAGTGTGGGAGTATGTCACAAAATCTAAGGTTGATCAGGTTAATTTCACTTAAGGTTGAAGAAATTTGCTAACGCCTCAACCATCATTGGTGGCCAACGGCGGACATGCTCTACCCAGTCCAAGTCTTGGTATCGCTTATCGAGACCAACGGCTGCCACCCAATTACTCTCAGCTTCCCCCCGTTTTCCGTCAGCCCACAACACGGCTGTTAAAGCAGCTCGCAGATCGGCAAATTGGGGGTATTTTCGTATAGTATTGCGCATGATGCCCATGGCTTCTTTGGTTTCACCAATTTGATAGAGGGCGAGAGCATAGTTAGCATAGGCAAAGGCAAATTTGGGTGCTAACTCGATGGATTTTTGGTAATTTGCGATCGCTTCTGTCCATTGGCCTAGTCCTGCCTTAGCATTCCCCAAGTTGTTGTAAGCCATGGCATCATTGGGATCAAGTTTTAGCAATCGCTCATAGTCAGCAATGGCATCTTGCCATCGCCCTTGTCCTTCATAGGCAGTACCGCGATTTAGATAAGGGTCAGTGGCTTCTGGTGCTAACTCAATGGCATGAGTAAAGTCTGCGATCGCATCGTCTAATTTATTCTGGCTGACTCTAAGGTTACCCCGATTACTCCAACCGACGGGATTATCTGGCAACAGCTTAATTAGCTGAGTCCAGTAATTTTCAGCGGTTGGGAATTTGCCCTGATTCGTAGCAGCAAATGCCTTTTTCCTTAATTGGTTAATTTGTTTGATCTGAGCCTTAGTCAATTCTGGGAATTGGGTTTGCGCCATTGCTGGGGGTGTGATTATCGTAGCAGCCGATACAACGACAAGCAGTAAAATCAGTAAAATTCGAATCAAGCGTTTCATATATTATTTCAAGTGAGACCGCAATCTTGATATTCCTTGCTACTGACTATTAACTACTAATTACTAACTACTAACAACTACTCATAGCCCAAATGTTTCCGAGCCGCTGAGGTGGCGACGCGACCCCGAGGCGTGCGGTGCAGGAAACCAATTTGTAACAAATAGGGTTCATAAACCTCTTCAATGGTTTGAGCATCTTCTCCAGTAGAGGCTGCCACTGCTTCTAAACCAACTGGTCCGCCATTGAACTGTTCAATCATTACCTTTAGCACCAGTCGGTCTGTCCAATCTAACCCCATCGGGTCTACATTAAAGATTTCCATCGCTTGAGCTGCTACATCCTGGTTAATTTGCTCAATGCCTTTGACTTGAGCATAGTCTCGCACTCGTCTCAGGAGTCGGTTAGCAATTCTAGGTGTGCCACGAGAGCGACGGGCAATTTCTTCAGCGCCATCTTCCGTTACTATGGCCTTGAGCAATTGAGCTGTCCTCGTTACAATTAAACTCAATTCATCGATCTCATAGAAGTGTAAGCGTTGGATCATACCAAAGCGATCGCGTAGGGGTGAGGTTAAAGAACCTACTCGTGTGGTTGCCCCCACTAAGGTAAACTGTGGCAAAGGAATACTGCGGGTTTTGGCACTCTGACCCTTACCAATAGTGATATCCAATCGATAGTCTTCCATGGCTGGATATAGCAATTCCTCTGTCATGCGCGATAAACGATGGATTTCGTCTATAAATAAAATATCCCCAGGTTTGAGATTAACCAGAAGCCCCACAATATCTCGTGGACGCTCTAAGGCAGGTGCAGCAGTAATTTTACAATTCACCTCCATCTCAGTTGCCAAAATTAGGGACATGGTTGTTTTCCCTAATCCTGGTGGTCCGTACAACAGCAGGTGATCCATGGCCTCATTTCTGGCTTTGGCAGCTTGAATGCCAATTTCCAAAACTCCTTTGAGTTCTTTTTGTCCGATGTAGTCGGCTAAGCGCTGTGGTCTAATACTCTCTTCTTGATGACCAATTTCCTCAGCGGTGGCCGTTGCTAGTAGTAGCTCCCCATCGCTTTGCCTCTGACGAGGATTACCCCGACCCTTTCGTTTCTTATTGGATTTGGGTTCTCTATCTGGGTTTTGGTACTGTTGTCTAAAAGACGTTATGGCCATGGGTCATACTTTATCCTTCATACTTCATACTTAGTTTACTTATGCTGGCTAAGAGAATCTTACCGTGTCTGGATGTAAAAGCTGGGCGAGTTGTTAAAGGGGTCAACTTTGTTAATCTTAAGGACGCTGGTGATCCAGTGGAATTAGCACAAGTTTACAATGATGCTGGTGCAGATGAGCTGGTGTTTTTGGATATAACTGCTACCCATGAAGACCGAGACATTATTATTGATGTAGTCTACCGTACAGCCGAACAAGTGTTTATTCCCTTGACCGTGGGGGGTGGCATCCAGTCTTTAGAAAATATTAAATTATTATTAAGAGCAGGAGCCGATAAAGTTAGTATAAATTCGGCTGCTGTACGCAATCCCGACTTTATTAATCAAGCGAGCGACCGCTTTGGTAATCAGTGCATCGTAGTGGCTATTGATGCTCGTCGTCGGGAAGATCCCGATAACCCCGGTTGGAATGTTTACGTGCGAGGAGGACGTGAGAAAACTGGTATTGATGCGATCGCATGGGCAAAAGAGGTGGCACAACGGGGAGCTGGGGAACTTCTGGTTACTAGTATGGATGCGGATGGAACCCAGGCTGGGTATGACTTAGAGCTAACTCGCACTATGGCTGAACAGGTCGAAATTCCAGTGATTGCCTCGGGTGGTGCTGGCAACTGCGATCATATTTATCAGGCTCTGACTGAGGGCAAAGCCGAAGCAGCGTTGCTAGCTTCCCTGTTGCATTACGGGCAACTGAGTGTATCTCAAATTAAAACTTATTTGAACCAGCACCAAATTCCGGTGCGATTGCCATAGTAGACTAATGGATTATTTTTCCGAAAGATTTAAGTTTTGTTGTGTAGTATTAAGTAGTTTAATGGTTTGCAGCGATTTTTATAGCTGCTAAACTAAATATGGATCCAATATTAATTTTTGTAAAAAATGCTGGTGATAATTCTAATATTTGATGTGGCCTTGGTGGCTTGGTCACTGCACCTGATGCAGGAAGCCTTTGATACCCAAGAGTTCTCTCTGATGCTGGCTGGTACCTTAGTAGCTATGTCAGCAGCAGCTATGTTAGTGGTTTATTTTCTGATGAACAGCTGCATGGGGTATATTACCCAAATGGCTCAGTCTCCCAGCGTATTCTACTGATCGAGATAATTTAATTCTCAAAACACTTGACTTAGCTGAGCTATCAAGGTAGACTAGATAATGGACTACAGAATTACGGGGTTATAGCTCAGTTGGTAGAGCACCTCAATGGCATTGAGGGGGTCAGCGGTTCGAATCCGCTTAGCTCCATATTGATTAAATATTGATTAACAAAACTCGCGGAATTCCCCACCGTCTTTCACGGTGGGGATGGATAGCGAGACGACAACTTATGACGATTCGTGCTAAAATAATGTTGGTCGATGACCCGCCTGACTGACTAAAAGGCTACCTTCAAGGTGTAAAAGTACGCTTCAGAGCTCAGGGTTTGAAGTTACCGTAAGTAGAGTGGAGCCTTAATCATAAAGATTTAACCTTTTTATGCATAGCCGACCAACCATAAAGGCGACCCTCTACTAAGGTTTCGTCTTCGGGAAGAGACAAACCCCGGCTGGTTGGCCATAGTGCTGTAATTCCAAGGTGAGTCTGTCGTAAAAGTTATACGTCCTTAGAAGGCGGATGTCTGCCTGTGGACGCTGAGTAAGACCAATTCCAGCAGGCGCGCGCCTCTGGTTGAGGCGTCGGGGACGCGCGCGGGAAGCCCTATTGACGAATAAAACCGTCCCTGAGTTGACCTGAGAATTGGAAGCCCCAACCGAGAGCGTTGCAGGTTGGGGTACTTCACAGGCTGAAGTGTTTTAGCCTGAGGGGTTGCCGTAGGGTTGCTTGACTATTAGTCTTCAGTAATATAGCGCTACGCGCAAGGGCAAGAGGCAAGAGGCAAAAGTTTACGTGCATTAGCCTTTCAGCTTGTATCAATGTCCTAACTTTAATGGGTAGTGCTATAAGCTTAGAATTTGTTGACGGTTGACGGTTGAGGGGAAACTGTTAAAACAAGCCTTGGGAGTGGCGAGGGGGGAAAACCCGTGAGACTTGATGGTGAGATGTTGAGATTAAAACCTCTTTATCGAAGACGAATTCGCCATAATCGGCGAGGTTATCTAGACCAATCAAATTTAGGATGATCTCAGCCACTAGCCAGGTGCTGACTTTCAGAAATACATTGTTCCACTGATGATTCATTGCTCTGAGGTTTAAACATTTGGTAGGTAGAGGTTTTGTCTGGCTTCTGTTTGTTCAGATGTACCTAAATCTCTACTTCAATTCCAGAGCGACGAATCCGCAAAAAAGTCAAAAAGTTTTATTTAATAAAATTTCCCATATTGATTGGTGTTGAAAGTTCACGGTTTAGGGTTGACAATTGATATCACGTTCGGTTAATCACTTTGTTTATAAGCGATCGCTGTCTTGATGCAGTCGCTTTTCCTGACTTCTGCAAAAAGCCTACTCAATCTTGACTCACCTTCAGGATTTGGATGGGATCCCCTTGGTGCAAGAATTTACCAGCTTCTGAAGCAGGCACGTTTGTATTCACGCTTAATTTGTAGAAATGATTGAAACGAGCGCTGGTTGTCCAAGATGGTAGAGTTTCCTTGCGCCTTGCCATGAAAGTCTTTTGGAAATTAGCAGTAGCCTCTCCTGTTTGAGGGTCTCGTGCTAAAACAATACAACGTTGACAGGGATTAATTCCTTCTATCAAAGCCTCTCCTACTTTAAAGTGAATAGATTGCCCTGATTCGGTAAACAATTGGTCTTCCCAGAAAGCGGGAACTCCTCCAATTTCTAGATTGGCTCGAACCCGACGTCGTATGTCTTCAGGACTTATTTCAGGGAACCAAGAAGCAACGGTTTCAATGGTAGCGCTACTAATAATAGTAGGACCTAGAGCATTGGTATCGTCTGGAAAACCAGTGCTGGTGTTCTGCACTACTTTAACTGGAAAATCGAAGTAATCCTTTAACCAAGCTTCCAGAGCAGTTCGCCCGTGATCAATATGAAAGGTAATGTTTTGGTTTGTGCCCTGAATCTGTAGCGATAGCAATTGGGATTCGATATGGAAGACCGAGCGCAGCAAGTGGACTTTGGCATTGCGCTTACCATTGACAAATTTACCTTGCTGATCCAATAGGGCAAATTCCCGGTCATGGTTTAGGGCACCACTTTTGAGGAGAGTGGCGGTTTGGAGTTCAATCCGATCTAGGGATTTAATCGGGTAGATATAGATAGCTTTAAGGTAAGGTATGGCAATTTTCATAACGAGTGAGCGACATTGCTTATCCTTTTAAGGCAAAAGGCAATAGGCAAAAGGCAAAAGGCAAAAGGCAAAAGGCAAAAGGCAAAAGGCAAAAGGCAAAAGGCAAAAGGCAAAAGGCAAAAGGCAAAAGGCAAAAGGCAAAAGGCAAAAGGCAATATTCAAGATTGTTTTAAGCGATCCAGCGCGGTCTTGGGGAGGCAGCGCCGCCAAAGGGGGTCCCCACGGGGCTTATATCATGTCAGGTTGAATGCCCCTGCAGCGCGCCCCCTTCACCTCGGGCCACCAATGATAGAATGTCAACCCCTCAATCAACTTCTGCTGTTGGAGTAATTGGCGACATCGGCGTTCGACCAAATCTTCGACCAATTCATAGCGGTCATTGGCAAGGTTAGCTAACGGTTCATTTACTAACGGCCATAACCGCTCAGCGGGCTGTAACTCAGGAGTTGAGGGTGGCAGGGGTAACAGGTGAATCCCTTCTGGCACGGAGAGCTTTGTGCTCATATGCCAGCCTGCCTGGTCGAGAGGGAGAATCACTCGTTTATTTGAACCGACTCCGAAATGCGCAGGCTTTGTCTTCGAGCACCTGGGAGAATAGCTTGGTGTTGACTTTGGGTAAAAGCCACCAGTAAGTTTCTCCAGTTTGGGGTTGGACTTGCGCCATACAACCACAACCATTCTCGCTTCCAGTTAACCTTGGCTATGGGCGGAACCCCTGCTTCCACCCAGATGCGACGAGTCAGTGTGGCCGCGCCAATACGATGTTCATCCTCGGCCTTTTTCTCGACGGTAGCGTCGGGATACTCCTGTTGTACCCTCTTTACCTCGGCGGCCAGCTTTTTTTTCCACTCCTCCTGAGCTTCGTAATCTGCCTGTTGATGTTCCGGACGAGGTACTCTCAGGCGGAATTCCATTTGTTTGAGATACACCCACCCTTGTTGACGACTCACACAGATGCCAAAGGCTTCGTGCAGGTAATCAGTGACGCAAGCGTCCATGACCCAAACCGACCTCCGGGGCAGGTGCGATGTAAGGCTTCGAGCAATTGGGCTTGTTGTACATCATT includes:
- a CDS encoding tetratricopeptide repeat protein, with product MKRLIRILLILLLVVVSAATIITPPAMAQTQFPELTKAQIKQINQLRKKAFAATNQGKFPTAENYWTQLIKLLPDNPVGWSNRGNLRVSQNKLDDAIADFTHAIELAPEATDPYLNRGTAYEGQGRWQDAIADYERLLKLDPNDAMAYNNLGNAKAGLGQWTEAIANYQKSIELAPKFAFAYANYALALYQIGETKEAMGIMRNTIRKYPQFADLRAALTAVLWADGKRGEAESNWVAAVGLDKRYQDLDWVEHVRRWPPMMVEALANFFNLK
- the ruvB gene encoding Holliday junction branch migration DNA helicase RuvB, which gives rise to MAITSFRQQYQNPDREPKSNKKRKGRGNPRQRQSDGELLLATATAEEIGHQEESIRPQRLADYIGQKELKGVLEIGIQAAKARNEAMDHLLLYGPPGLGKTTMSLILATEMEVNCKITAAPALERPRDIVGLLVNLKPGDILFIDEIHRLSRMTEELLYPAMEDYRLDITIGKGQSAKTRSIPLPQFTLVGATTRVGSLTSPLRDRFGMIQRLHFYEIDELSLIVTRTAQLLKAIVTEDGAEEIARRSRGTPRIANRLLRRVRDYAQVKGIEQINQDVAAQAMEIFNVDPMGLDWTDRLVLKVMIEQFNGGPVGLEAVAASTGEDAQTIEEVYEPYLLQIGFLHRTPRGRVATSAARKHLGYE
- the hisF gene encoding imidazole glycerol phosphate synthase subunit HisF, which gives rise to MLAKRILPCLDVKAGRVVKGVNFVNLKDAGDPVELAQVYNDAGADELVFLDITATHEDRDIIIDVVYRTAEQVFIPLTVGGGIQSLENIKLLLRAGADKVSINSAAVRNPDFINQASDRFGNQCIVVAIDARRREDPDNPGWNVYVRGGREKTGIDAIAWAKEVAQRGAGELLVTSMDADGTQAGYDLELTRTMAEQVEIPVIASGGAGNCDHIYQALTEGKAEAALLASLLHYGQLSVSQIKTYLNQHQIPVRLP
- a CDS encoding MOSC domain-containing protein — its product is MKIAIPYLKAIYIYPIKSLDRIELQTATLLKSGALNHDREFALLDQQGKFVNGKRNAKVHLLRSVFHIESQLLSLQIQGTNQNITFHIDHGRTALEAWLKDYFDFPVKVVQNTSTGFPDDTNALGPTIISSATIETVASWFPEISPEDIRRRVRANLEIGGVPAFWEDQLFTESGQSIHFKVGEALIEGINPCQRCIVLARDPQTGEATANFQKTFMARRKETLPSWTTSARFNHFYKLSVNTNVPASEAGKFLHQGDPIQILKVSQD